The proteins below come from a single Acidobacteriota bacterium genomic window:
- the ftsH gene encoding ATP-dependent zinc metalloprotease FtsH: protein MNSTLRSLLFWMVLVIVGVLIWNYSQTFQGREEVIPFSQFVQQLDSNKIDKVTITGQEIVASYKDGERVRTYAPSQYEGLGNKLVANKVVVEAKEETGSPWATFLYMWAPILLMIGFWVFFMRQMQSGGNKALSFGKSRAKLSSGSQKKVTFKDVAGVDEAKEELQEIIDFLKEPQKFQKLGGRIPKGVLLIGQPGTGKTLLARAVAGEANVPFFSISGSDFVEMFVGVGASRVRDLFEQGKKNAPCIIFIDEIDAVGRHRGAGLGGGHDEREQTLNQLLVEMDGFESNEGVILVAATNRPDVLDPALLRPGRFDRRVVVDLPDVRGREQILAVHTKKIPLGDDVKLNVIARGTPRFAGADLANLVNESALIAARQNRKVVTMHDFEMAKDKVIMGVERKSRIISDDEKRHTAFHEAGHALVAALLPNAVPLHKVTIIPRGMALGVTSFLPEGEQVDFSKDEAESQIAVAMAGRIADELFCNTKTAGARNDIEQATGLARRMVCEWGMSDLGPLSFGKKEEQIFLGREIAQHRDYSEATAIRIDEAVQGFVMEGYDKARAIIEQHRDAMQRIADELLVREVLDADQVRRIIAGHSLDAPEPVVPPGTPSEAAPEERRPRPSIVPAMPLPNKPLAQE, encoded by the coding sequence TTGAACTCGACGCTTAGGAGCCTGCTCTTCTGGATGGTGCTCGTCATCGTCGGGGTCTTGATCTGGAACTACTCGCAGACGTTTCAGGGCCGCGAAGAAGTCATCCCATTCAGTCAGTTCGTACAGCAGCTCGACTCGAACAAAATCGACAAGGTCACCATCACGGGGCAGGAGATCGTTGCCTCGTACAAGGATGGTGAGCGGGTCCGCACGTACGCGCCGAGCCAGTACGAGGGCCTCGGGAACAAGCTCGTCGCCAACAAGGTCGTCGTAGAGGCCAAGGAGGAGACCGGCAGCCCCTGGGCGACGTTCCTCTACATGTGGGCCCCGATTCTGTTGATGATCGGGTTCTGGGTGTTCTTCATGCGGCAGATGCAGAGCGGGGGCAACAAGGCCCTGTCGTTCGGCAAGAGCCGCGCGAAGCTCTCGTCGGGTTCGCAGAAGAAGGTGACGTTCAAGGACGTTGCCGGCGTGGACGAGGCGAAAGAGGAACTCCAGGAGATCATCGATTTCCTGAAGGAGCCGCAGAAGTTCCAGAAGCTCGGCGGCCGCATTCCGAAGGGCGTGCTGCTCATCGGCCAGCCGGGCACCGGCAAGACGCTGCTGGCGCGCGCGGTGGCCGGTGAGGCCAACGTGCCGTTCTTCTCGATCTCGGGCTCCGACTTCGTCGAGATGTTCGTCGGCGTGGGCGCGAGCCGCGTGCGCGATCTCTTCGAACAGGGCAAGAAGAACGCGCCCTGCATCATCTTCATCGACGAGATCGACGCCGTGGGTCGTCACCGCGGCGCGGGCCTCGGCGGCGGACACGACGAGCGCGAGCAGACGCTGAACCAGCTCCTGGTGGAGATGGACGGCTTCGAGAGCAACGAAGGCGTGATCCTGGTGGCCGCCACCAACAGGCCCGACGTGCTCGACCCGGCGCTCCTGCGTCCGGGTCGGTTCGACCGCCGCGTGGTGGTGGATCTGCCTGACGTGCGTGGTCGTGAGCAGATTCTCGCCGTCCACACCAAGAAGATCCCGCTCGGCGACGATGTGAAGCTGAACGTGATCGCCCGTGGCACGCCGCGCTTTGCCGGCGCCGACCTCGCGAACCTGGTCAACGAGTCGGCCCTCATCGCCGCTCGCCAGAATCGCAAGGTCGTGACGATGCACGACTTCGAGATGGCCAAGGACAAGGTCATCATGGGTGTCGAGCGCAAGTCGCGGATCATCAGCGACGACGAGAAGCGCCACACGGCGTTCCACGAGGCCGGGCACGCGCTCGTCGCGGCGCTGCTGCCCAACGCCGTGCCGCTCCACAAGGTCACGATCATCCCGCGCGGCATGGCCCTCGGCGTCACGTCGTTCCTGCCCGAAGGCGAGCAGGTCGACTTCTCGAAGGACGAGGCCGAATCGCAGATCGCCGTCGCGATGGCGGGCCGGATCGCCGACGAGCTGTTCTGCAACACGAAGACCGCCGGCGCGCGCAACGACATCGAGCAGGCCACGGGCCTCGCGCGCCGCATGGTGTGCGAGTGGGGCATGAGCGACCTCGGTCCGCTCAGCTTCGGCAAGAAGGAAGAGCAGATCTTCCTCGGCCGCGAGATCGCCCAGCACCGCGACTACTCGGAGGCCACGGCCATCCGCATCGACGAGGCCGTCCAGGGCTTCGTGATGGAGGGCTACGACAAGGCCCGCGCCATCATCGAGCAGCACCGCGACGCGATGCAGCGCATCGCCGACGAACTGCTCGTGCGCGAGGTGCTCGACGCCGATCAGGTGCGCCGCATCATCGCGGGCCACTCGCTCGACGCGCCGGAGCCCGTTGTTCCCCCGGGAACGCCGTCTGAAGCGGCCCCCGAGGAACGGCGTCCGCGTCCGTCGATCGTGCCGGCCATGCCCCTGCCCAACAAGCCGCTCGCGCAGGAGTAG
- the folP gene encoding dihydropteroate synthase — translation MGILNVTPDSFSDGGRLVDAAAAVDAALAMIAAGAGMVDVGGESTRPGARPVDVAEEAARVVTVVRALRAQTDVPISVDTTKPAVARAAVDAGASLINDISGLRHDSGIAGVAAETGAALVLMHMRGTPADMYRYAMYTDVMSEVADELRWSVDTALAAGVSRDAIVIDPGVGFAKRAVHSWDVVAHLDHPALLALDLPLLVGASRKSFLQDAIGECPAAGRDAASLAVATVAALAGVHIVRVHDVSGSVQAVRTADMIVAAAASGSS, via the coding sequence ATGGGCATCCTGAACGTCACTCCCGACAGCTTTTCCGACGGCGGTCGCCTCGTCGATGCGGCCGCGGCCGTCGACGCAGCCCTGGCGATGATTGCCGCCGGTGCCGGCATGGTAGACGTCGGCGGTGAGTCGACCCGGCCTGGGGCACGGCCCGTGGACGTCGCCGAGGAAGCGGCGCGCGTCGTGACTGTCGTGCGCGCCCTGCGCGCGCAGACGGACGTCCCGATCTCGGTCGATACCACCAAGCCCGCCGTGGCCCGCGCGGCGGTCGACGCGGGCGCGTCCCTCATCAACGACATCAGCGGACTGCGCCACGACAGCGGGATCGCGGGTGTTGCCGCGGAAACGGGAGCGGCGCTGGTGTTGATGCACATGCGCGGCACGCCCGCCGACATGTACCGCTACGCGATGTACACGGACGTGATGAGCGAGGTGGCTGACGAGCTGCGCTGGAGCGTCGACACGGCCCTCGCAGCCGGCGTGTCGCGCGATGCGATCGTCATCGATCCCGGCGTCGGGTTCGCGAAGCGGGCCGTCCACAGTTGGGACGTCGTGGCCCATCTCGACCACCCGGCGCTGCTGGCGCTGGACCTGCCCCTGTTGGTCGGCGCGTCGCGCAAGTCCTTCCTCCAGGACGCCATCGGCGAGTGCCCGGCCGCCGGGCGCGACGCCGCCAGTCTGGCCGTGGCGACCGTCGCGGCCCTGGCGGGCGTGCACATCGTTCGCGTGCACGATGTCTCAGGAAGCGTGCAGGCCGTGCGCACGGCAGATATGATCGTCGCCGCCGCCGCGTCGGGCTCGTCCTGA
- a CDS encoding TIGR00159 family protein encodes MDTVISWVNRTPITGWDVVDVLIVALIIYESLKLIRGTRAMQMAVGSVLLVGLYFFSIAAPLQTVNWLIRNMIGYVVFAAIVLFQNDIRRALAHFGRTPFVRAFSRTENDDETIEEVVTAAMQLADRRTGAIIVMERQIGLRNYIESGIPLDAMVTHDLLVTIFQTSGPLHDGAVIIQENKIAAASCFLPLTVSPTVATAMGTRHRAAIGLTEENDAVAVVVSEETGRISVAIEGQLLRGFTAETLRARLTELVLHRKSGRRGRPVP; translated from the coding sequence ATGGATACCGTCATCTCGTGGGTCAACCGCACGCCCATCACGGGCTGGGACGTCGTCGACGTCCTGATCGTGGCGTTGATCATCTACGAGTCGCTGAAGCTCATCCGCGGCACGCGCGCGATGCAGATGGCGGTCGGGTCCGTGCTGCTCGTGGGCCTGTACTTCTTCTCGATCGCGGCGCCGCTCCAGACGGTCAACTGGCTGATCCGCAACATGATCGGCTACGTCGTGTTCGCGGCGATCGTCCTGTTCCAGAACGACATCCGGCGCGCGCTCGCGCACTTCGGCCGTACGCCCTTCGTGAGAGCGTTCTCCCGCACCGAGAACGACGACGAGACGATCGAGGAAGTGGTGACGGCGGCCATGCAACTGGCCGACAGGCGGACGGGCGCCATCATCGTGATGGAGCGCCAGATCGGGCTGCGCAACTACATCGAGAGCGGCATCCCGCTCGACGCGATGGTCACCCACGACCTGCTGGTCACAATCTTCCAGACGAGCGGCCCGCTGCACGACGGTGCCGTCATCATCCAGGAGAACAAGATCGCCGCGGCGTCCTGCTTCCTGCCGCTGACCGTCAGCCCGACGGTTGCGACGGCGATGGGCACGCGGCACAGGGCCGCCATCGGCCTGACCGAAGAGAACGATGCCGTCGCCGTCGTCGTGTCTGAAGAGACGGGACGCATCTCGGTGGCCATCGAAGGGCAGTTGCTGCGCGGCTTCACGGCCGAAACCCTGCGGGCTCGCCTGACCGAACTGGTCCTCCATCGCAAGTCCGGCCGTCGCGGCCGGCCGGTCCCCTGA
- a CDS encoding TRASH domain protein, which yields MLGWFLRLLLVFFVVRAVLLLLGGLMRGIVRAAQVPDDEGRQAPAGPGRVARSNGTLVQDPVCGTYVLQDRALSMRTPTGDAFFCSERCRSAYDAQAARAR from the coding sequence GTGCTCGGGTGGTTCCTGCGCCTCCTGCTCGTGTTCTTCGTCGTGCGGGCGGTGTTGCTGTTGCTCGGCGGCCTGATGCGCGGCATCGTGCGCGCGGCACAGGTGCCCGACGACGAGGGCAGGCAGGCGCCAGCAGGCCCCGGTCGCGTCGCGCGTTCCAACGGGACGCTCGTGCAGGATCCCGTCTGCGGCACCTACGTCCTGCAGGATCGCGCCCTCAGCATGCGGACGCCGACAGGCGACGCGTTCTTCTGTTCAGAGCGCTGCCGATCCGCCTATGATGCGCAGGCGGCGCGGGCCCGCTGA
- the glmM gene encoding phosphoglucosamine mutase — MKLFGTDGVRGVAGEVPLDETTVTRLGAALVRVLPHTGPVRILTGRDTRESGFWIERTLARGVRAMGGDLLSAGVLPTPAVAVITRAEDFDAGIVISASHNPYQDNGIKVFSGHGQKFDESLEREIEALVADPHFVVSAEASAEIEPHDVIETYMRHCRAALPSPGAVSGLRIGLDCANGATTTVAPRLFRMLGLDVQVIGNDPDGRNINLACGSTHLEALQALVREHGLAMGIAFDGDGDRCLMVDDQGAVVDGDALMLILALHMQRTEGLPKDTVVATVMSNLGLERALAAHGIRLLRTSVGDKYVMEEIREHGYALGGEQSGHVIVAEHLFTGDGIVTALRVLRVMAETGRSLRDLASVLVTYPQVLVNVRVGRRVPVAEVPALAAAIDSVERRLGTEGRLLIRYSGTEPLLRIMLEGRDQQEIERWAREIADAAQAALKL; from the coding sequence ATGAAACTCTTCGGAACCGATGGCGTGCGTGGCGTGGCTGGCGAGGTGCCGCTCGACGAGACCACTGTCACGCGTCTTGGCGCGGCGCTGGTCCGTGTGCTGCCACACACGGGACCGGTGCGAATCCTGACGGGGCGCGATACGCGTGAGTCGGGGTTCTGGATCGAGCGGACGCTGGCGCGTGGCGTGCGGGCGATGGGCGGCGACCTGCTGTCTGCGGGCGTCCTGCCGACGCCGGCCGTGGCCGTCATCACGCGCGCAGAGGACTTCGACGCCGGCATCGTGATCTCGGCGTCGCACAACCCGTATCAGGACAACGGCATCAAGGTCTTCTCGGGGCACGGGCAGAAGTTCGACGAATCGCTCGAACGCGAGATCGAAGCGCTGGTCGCCGATCCGCACTTCGTGGTGTCTGCCGAGGCGTCTGCCGAGATCGAGCCGCACGACGTGATCGAGACGTACATGCGCCACTGCCGCGCAGCGCTCCCGTCGCCGGGCGCCGTGTCGGGATTGCGCATCGGACTCGACTGCGCCAACGGCGCGACGACCACCGTGGCGCCGCGGCTGTTCCGCATGCTGGGTCTCGACGTGCAGGTGATCGGCAACGATCCCGACGGCCGCAACATCAACCTCGCGTGCGGTTCCACGCACCTCGAGGCCCTGCAGGCACTCGTGCGCGAGCACGGCCTCGCGATGGGCATCGCCTTCGACGGCGACGGCGATCGCTGCCTGATGGTGGACGACCAGGGCGCCGTGGTCGACGGCGACGCGCTCATGCTGATCCTCGCGCTGCACATGCAGCGCACGGAGGGCCTGCCGAAGGACACCGTTGTCGCGACGGTGATGAGCAACCTCGGACTGGAGCGCGCGCTCGCGGCGCACGGCATTCGCCTGCTCCGCACGTCGGTGGGCGACAAGTACGTGATGGAGGAGATCCGCGAGCACGGCTACGCGCTCGGGGGCGAGCAGTCGGGGCATGTGATCGTCGCCGAACACCTGTTCACCGGCGACGGCATCGTGACGGCGCTGCGCGTGCTGCGCGTGATGGCCGAGACGGGGCGATCGCTGCGCGATCTCGCGTCGGTGCTCGTCACCTATCCGCAGGTGCTCGTCAACGTCCGAGTCGGCCGTCGCGTGCCGGTGGCAGAGGTCCCTGCCCTTGCCGCGGCGATCGACAGCGTGGAGCGCCGACTCGGCACCGAAGGCCGCCTTCTCATTCGCTACTCGGGCACCGAGCCGTTGCTCCGCATCATGCTCGAAGGCCGAGACCAGCAGGAAATCGAACGCTGGGCCCGTGAGATCGCCGACGCCGCCCAGGCCGCCTTGAAGCTCTGA
- a CDS encoding ChbG/HpnK family deacetylase: protein MRLIPLLLVALLLQPAGSNEIRLIVKGDDMGAAHGVNVGTIAAYRDGVVRTTNVIVPGPWFPEAVTMLREHPDLDVGVHLALTSEWTNVKWRPLTPAPSIVDENGYFFPLVSPRQGYAAGTSLKESQWKLDEIERELRAQITTAKRHIPRVSYTWAHMGFTSLAPEVRDLVARLSKEYGLLQPFDVGVKSIGRVYDGTDTGAVKADKLAARLETLEPGLWLHIDHASTDDPEMRAIGHPGYEYVAADRSGNVEMWTSPKVRAVIERRGIRLTTYRELAAQR, encoded by the coding sequence ATGCGATTGATTCCGCTGCTCCTCGTGGCCTTGCTGCTGCAGCCTGCCGGCTCGAACGAGATTCGCCTGATCGTCAAGGGCGACGACATGGGCGCCGCGCACGGCGTGAACGTCGGCACCATCGCCGCCTATCGCGATGGCGTCGTGCGCACGACCAACGTCATCGTGCCGGGTCCGTGGTTCCCCGAGGCCGTCACCATGCTGCGCGAGCATCCCGATCTCGACGTCGGCGTGCATCTCGCGCTCACCAGCGAATGGACCAACGTGAAGTGGCGCCCGCTCACGCCAGCGCCCAGCATCGTGGACGAGAACGGGTACTTCTTTCCGTTGGTCTCGCCGCGACAGGGCTACGCAGCGGGCACGAGCCTGAAGGAATCGCAGTGGAAGCTCGATGAGATCGAACGCGAACTGCGCGCGCAGATCACGACGGCCAAGCGGCACATCCCGCGCGTGAGTTACACGTGGGCGCACATGGGATTCACGTCGCTGGCGCCGGAGGTGCGCGACCTCGTGGCGCGCCTGTCGAAGGAGTACGGTCTCCTGCAGCCGTTCGACGTCGGCGTGAAGTCGATCGGCCGCGTCTACGACGGCACGGACACCGGCGCCGTGAAGGCAGACAAGCTGGCCGCCCGCCTCGAAACGCTCGAACCCGGCCTGTGGCTCCACATCGACCACGCGTCGACAGACGACCCGGAGATGCGCGCGATCGGTCATCCGGGCTACGAGTACGTCGCGGCCGATCGCAGCGGCAACGTCGAGATGTGGACGAGTCCGAAGGTCCGCGCCGTCATCGAGCGCCGCGGAATCAGGTTGACGACGTACCGCGAGCTCGCCGCGCAGCGTTAG
- a CDS encoding pyridoxine 5'-phosphate synthase, which yields MARLSVNVNKIATLRNSRGGSIPSVVDAARVCVEAGAPGITVHPRADARHITFQDVHDLQDLLEPWKNVEFNIEGDPRPDLLNLVERIRPHQCTLVPVRPGEITSEAGWPPDADEKDLRDVIARLRGHGIRVSLFIDATDAAVRFANRVGADRVELYTEPYARAFASSTTPLSETLAPYVAAASTAADLGMGVNAGHDLDLENLPDFVQAMPRLDEVSIGHALIGYALYVGLRQAVLEYREAAGDII from the coding sequence ATGGCCCGTCTCTCCGTCAACGTCAACAAGATCGCCACGCTGCGCAACAGTCGCGGCGGGAGCATTCCGTCAGTGGTCGATGCCGCGCGTGTGTGCGTGGAGGCCGGCGCGCCCGGCATCACGGTGCACCCGCGTGCCGACGCGCGCCACATCACCTTCCAGGACGTCCACGACCTTCAGGATCTCCTCGAGCCCTGGAAGAACGTGGAGTTCAACATCGAGGGCGATCCGCGTCCCGACCTGCTCAACCTCGTCGAGCGCATCAGGCCGCACCAGTGCACGCTGGTGCCCGTACGGCCCGGCGAGATCACGAGCGAGGCCGGCTGGCCGCCTGACGCGGACGAAAAGGATCTGCGCGACGTGATTGCGCGCCTGCGCGGCCACGGCATCCGCGTGTCGCTCTTCATCGACGCGACGGACGCGGCGGTCAGATTCGCCAATCGCGTCGGTGCCGATCGCGTCGAGCTCTACACCGAGCCGTACGCGCGCGCGTTCGCGTCCTCGACGACGCCGCTGTCGGAGACGCTCGCCCCCTACGTCGCGGCAGCCAGCACGGCCGCGGATCTCGGCATGGGCGTCAACGCCGGACACGACCTCGACCTCGAGAACCTGCCCGACTTCGTGCAGGCGATGCCGCGGCTCGACGAGGTCTCCATCGGCCACGCCCTCATCGGCTACGCGCTCTACGTCGGGCTCCGCCAGGCCGTTCTCGAGTACCGCGAGGCCGCGGGAGATATCATCTAG
- the tilS gene encoding tRNA lysidine(34) synthetase TilS, with protein MTRFPTRVWATIRRYGLLSEGDRVLVAVSGGVDSVVLLHVLAALAPRAGVRLAGVVHVHHGLRGAAADADAALCERLATDLGLPFDLVPVDVAGESTRRKWSLERTGHALRHAALRLVARRRLATRIALGHTLDDQAETVVLRLLRGAGTRGLAGMWPSHGPVIRPLIGCRRVEVEQYAATRGLIWNEDASNADPAIPRNRVRHDVLPALIAVAGSSLPARLARQADAWRDDEQWLAACVAVELPSVLTPHADGGWLLDLRRLDASPPMLRRRVRMASLEQMLPRGAVTLSRVDALERLETLRDGGRGRLGQLTVTRVGARLRFETDGDGQVQPSTPLRPRRAAAVPGECALSVPGMAVVGDGGMRVEAMVVPRAEWDADRRSGRAAGATWAALDADRVGPAMVVRSRRAGDRMRPLGAPGSQKIQDLMVNRKVARLDRDSVPVITTARGQIAWVVGLAVSEALAIQPQTTGVLLLQVTRSGGKA; from the coding sequence ATGACCCGCTTTCCGACTCGCGTCTGGGCCACGATCCGGCGGTACGGGTTGCTGTCCGAGGGGGATCGGGTGCTCGTGGCCGTGTCAGGCGGAGTGGATTCGGTCGTCCTGCTGCACGTGCTGGCGGCGCTCGCGCCGCGGGCGGGTGTTCGGCTGGCGGGGGTGGTCCACGTCCATCACGGCCTGCGGGGCGCTGCGGCCGACGCCGACGCCGCCCTGTGCGAGCGGCTGGCAACCGACCTCGGTCTGCCGTTCGATCTGGTGCCCGTCGACGTCGCTGGCGAGTCGACTCGCCGCAAGTGGTCGCTCGAGCGCACGGGGCACGCCCTCCGGCACGCGGCGCTCCGGCTCGTCGCCCGCCGACGCCTGGCCACCCGGATCGCACTCGGTCATACGCTCGACGACCAGGCGGAAACGGTCGTGCTCCGGCTCCTGCGAGGGGCCGGGACGCGCGGACTGGCTGGCATGTGGCCGAGCCACGGCCCCGTCATCAGGCCGCTGATCGGGTGTCGGCGCGTCGAGGTGGAACAATACGCCGCCACGCGGGGTCTCATCTGGAATGAGGATGCGTCCAACGCGGATCCCGCCATCCCGCGCAACCGCGTGCGCCACGACGTCCTGCCTGCCTTGATTGCCGTCGCCGGATCTTCATTGCCAGCGCGGCTGGCCCGCCAGGCCGACGCGTGGCGAGACGATGAGCAGTGGCTGGCGGCGTGCGTGGCCGTGGAGCTTCCGTCGGTGCTGACACCGCATGCCGACGGTGGCTGGCTGCTGGATCTGCGCCGGCTCGACGCGTCGCCGCCCATGCTCCGCCGCCGCGTCAGGATGGCGAGCCTGGAGCAGATGCTGCCGCGCGGCGCGGTCACCCTGTCGCGCGTCGACGCCTTGGAGCGGCTGGAGACGCTGCGTGATGGCGGGCGGGGCCGGCTGGGGCAGCTCACGGTGACCCGCGTCGGGGCACGGCTGAGGTTCGAGACCGATGGTGACGGCCAGGTTCAGCCTTCGACTCCGCTCAGGCCGAGACGGGCGGCCGCTGTCCCGGGCGAATGCGCGTTGTCCGTCCCGGGGATGGCGGTCGTTGGAGACGGAGGGATGCGCGTGGAGGCGATGGTGGTGCCGCGTGCCGAGTGGGACGCGGATCGACGGTCGGGGCGCGCCGCCGGAGCGACGTGGGCCGCGCTCGACGCCGATCGCGTGGGGCCGGCGATGGTGGTCCGGAGTCGTCGCGCCGGAGATCGGATGCGGCCGCTGGGCGCGCCCGGCAGTCAGAAGATTCAGGACCTGATGGTGAACAGGAAGGTCGCGCGCCTCGACCGCGACAGCGTTCCCGTCATCACGACCGCACGCGGACAGATTGCGTGGGTGGTGGGCCTCGCAGTCAGCGAGGCCTTGGCAATCCAGCCACAGACGACCGGCGTGCTACTCTTGCAAGTCACGCGGTCAGGAGGAAAGGCTTGA
- a CDS encoding tetratricopeptide repeat protein, giving the protein MKSESLIAGIAGALFGLLCGWMLGAQQVNPAPGPAVVQAAPATAGGAATGAPAQGSQTQPLDVARAQALEKEAAEKPRDASVRTQLGNLYFDADRYTDAARWYEASLAIAPDNPDVSTDLAVSYYYSNQVDRALTQFARSLEINPRHSKTWLNLGIVKAFGKQDLVGAGEAWTQVVALAPADSPEARAARQALDGLRSAHPEVAPGAAAPASATPASPAPSQGS; this is encoded by the coding sequence ATGAAGTCTGAATCCTTGATTGCCGGAATCGCTGGCGCCCTGTTCGGGCTCCTGTGCGGATGGATGCTCGGGGCGCAACAGGTGAACCCCGCTCCGGGACCTGCCGTGGTGCAGGCGGCCCCGGCAACCGCCGGCGGGGCGGCGACAGGAGCGCCAGCGCAGGGCAGCCAGACGCAGCCGCTCGACGTGGCCCGGGCGCAGGCGCTCGAGAAGGAGGCCGCCGAGAAGCCGCGCGACGCGAGCGTGCGCACGCAGCTCGGCAACCTGTACTTCGACGCGGACCGCTATACGGACGCCGCGCGCTGGTACGAAGCGTCGCTCGCCATTGCGCCGGACAATCCCGACGTGAGCACGGACCTGGCCGTCAGCTACTACTACTCGAACCAGGTGGACCGCGCGCTGACGCAGTTCGCGCGCTCGCTGGAAATCAACCCGCGTCACTCGAAGACGTGGCTGAACCTCGGCATCGTGAAGGCCTTCGGCAAACAGGACCTCGTGGGGGCCGGCGAGGCGTGGACGCAGGTCGTGGCGCTCGCCCCGGCTGATTCGCCAGAAGCCCGCGCGGCCCGTCAGGCCCTCGACGGCCTGCGCTCGGCCCATCCGGAGGTTGCGCCCGGCGCGGCAGCCCCGGCATCGGCAACACCCGCATCCCCAGCGCCCTCGCAAGGATCCTGA
- a CDS encoding PmoA family protein translates to MDTLRVGLRIGAMVGVLSAGPVMAQVVVTPSADGVAVDIDGKPFTVFHTGGKDLNRVYLHPLRAATGTVVNRSVPPGQLPGETKDHPHHAGLFYGHGDVNGFNFWAIRNEPPGNADVPASTLGRIVLSGPVETTSGPATGTIAARLQWLQPDGTPLLVETRTMTFHAHPTLRIIDVDITLRALARAEFRDTKEGTFAMRMATELDEPPATAKPGAPRRTGRLLNSRGGVGEKQVWGKQAEWVDYAGQIGTEAVGVVMMDHPGNPRHPTYWHSRGYGLHSINPFGLHDFLNDKTRNGGMTIDAGQEVRFRYRVVIHPGLSAAALADLYRDYAQGRAPSR, encoded by the coding sequence ATGGATACGCTGCGGGTGGGCCTGCGCATCGGGGCGATGGTCGGGGTGTTGAGCGCCGGACCGGTGATGGCGCAGGTCGTCGTCACGCCGTCGGCCGACGGCGTCGCTGTCGACATCGACGGCAAGCCGTTCACTGTCTTCCATACCGGCGGCAAGGATCTGAACCGCGTCTACCTCCATCCGCTGCGCGCGGCGACGGGTACGGTGGTCAACAGGTCGGTGCCGCCCGGACAACTGCCAGGGGAGACAAAGGACCATCCGCATCACGCAGGGCTGTTCTACGGACACGGTGACGTGAACGGCTTCAACTTCTGGGCGATCCGCAACGAGCCGCCGGGCAACGCCGACGTCCCGGCGTCGACGCTCGGCCGCATCGTGCTGTCTGGCCCCGTCGAGACGACGAGTGGTCCGGCCACCGGCACGATTGCCGCGCGCCTGCAGTGGCTGCAGCCCGACGGGACGCCGCTCCTCGTCGAGACGCGCACCATGACCTTCCATGCTCACCCCACGCTGCGCATCATCGATGTGGACATCACGCTGCGCGCGCTGGCGCGCGCCGAGTTCCGCGACACGAAGGAAGGCACGTTCGCGATGCGCATGGCGACCGAGCTCGACGAGCCGCCCGCGACGGCCAAGCCCGGCGCGCCGCGACGTACGGGCCGTCTGCTCAACTCGCGCGGCGGCGTCGGCGAGAAGCAGGTGTGGGGGAAGCAGGCTGAGTGGGTCGACTACGCGGGCCAGATCGGTACTGAGGCCGTGGGCGTGGTGATGATGGACCACCCCGGCAACCCGCGCCATCCCACGTACTGGCATTCACGCGGCTACGGCCTGCATTCCATCAATCCGTTCGGTCTGCACGATTTCCTGAACGACAAGACCCGGAACGGCGGCATGACCATCGATGCCGGGCAGGAAGTGCGATTCAGGTACCGCGTCGTGATCCATCCGGGGCTGTCGGCGGCCGCGCTTGCCGACCTGTATCGAGACTATGCACAGGGCCGTGCTCCGAGCCGGTGA